One genomic segment of Chloroflexota bacterium includes these proteins:
- a CDS encoding helix-turn-helix domain-containing protein: MPQSSKNLEAVELLGEVREALAALPGIRLHTERRHRCLLDRRVDLVITADIKGQPADILIDVKANAYPRDVRAAADQLLALRDRNRQQDGMRPLSLMLVAPAIPPTSRELLRERGVGYWDSGGSLYLDLPHALYWIDRPVPERSVRRARNVFRGRAAQVLHALLTAPERAWHVHELAERAEVAPSTVHQVFTFLEEHLWVEKRGAGPQVVRILHEPGALLDAWSEHHTLAAYSAHRFHRWARDPSEVRRIVTFVLETHGVEYALTLAAGASFVAPFATDSGRLTLLVPPLTILDTVTRQAGLSPVDEGETVTFLVTRERTPLLFRRRIDDTWVASDIQLYLDLYAWPQRGKEQARHLRAERLGF; this comes from the coding sequence ATGCCACAATCATCGAAGAACCTTGAAGCCGTCGAGCTATTGGGCGAGGTCAGAGAGGCTCTCGCCGCGCTTCCTGGCATCAGGCTGCACACTGAACGCCGCCATCGATGTCTACTCGACCGGCGAGTTGATCTAGTTATCACGGCAGATATTAAAGGGCAACCGGCTGACATCCTCATCGACGTGAAGGCGAACGCCTACCCGCGTGATGTCCGCGCTGCCGCCGATCAACTCCTTGCCTTGCGAGACCGCAACAGGCAACAGGACGGGATGCGGCCACTCAGCCTCATGCTCGTCGCGCCGGCAATTCCCCCGACCAGTCGTGAACTGCTCAGAGAACGCGGCGTCGGCTACTGGGATTCCGGTGGCAGTCTGTACCTGGATCTTCCCCATGCACTCTATTGGATCGATCGGCCCGTCCCCGAGCGCAGCGTGCGCCGAGCTCGTAACGTCTTTCGGGGCCGTGCCGCCCAGGTTCTCCACGCACTCCTCACAGCACCTGAGCGGGCCTGGCATGTCCATGAACTCGCGGAGCGAGCTGAGGTCGCCCCCTCAACGGTACATCAGGTCTTCACCTTCCTCGAAGAGCACCTCTGGGTCGAAAAGCGTGGCGCCGGCCCGCAAGTGGTGCGCATCCTGCACGAACCCGGCGCGCTGCTCGATGCCTGGTCGGAGCATCACACACTTGCGGCATACAGCGCGCATCGCTTCCACCGGTGGGCACGTGATCCGTCAGAAGTCCGGCGAATAGTCACGTTCGTCCTTGAGACGCACGGCGTCGAGTACGCTCTGACGCTCGCAGCCGGAGCGAGCTTTGTGGCACCGTTCGCGACGGATAGCGGCCGGCTCACGCTCCTCGTGCCGCCTCTGACGATCTTGGACACAGTGACACGGCAGGCCGGTCTCAGCCCCGTCGACGAGGGTGAGACCGTCACGTTCCTCGTCACCCGCGAGCGCACACCGCTTCTCTTCCGCCGCCGCATCGACGACACCTGGGTCGCGAGCGACATCCAGCTCTACTTAGACCTCTACGCCTGGCCTCAGCGCGGCAAGGAGCAAGCGCGTCACCTGCGTGCCGAGCGGCTAGGATTCTGA